In Primulina huaijiensis isolate GDHJ02 chromosome 4, ASM1229523v2, whole genome shotgun sequence, a genomic segment contains:
- the LOC140975413 gene encoding photosystem II reaction center proteins PsbY, chloroplastic, which yields MAAATMATTMAMLGAKCHTTKSFNPFCKPTKPAVSLLSLQKLPKLPENTAALTGTALAGAIFSTLSTAEPALAVQQLAEIADGDNRGLALLIPIIPAILWVLYNILQPALNQINKMTSSKGVIVGLGLGGLAASGLLHPADASAAGEMAVIGEAVSDSRGQLLLFVITPAILWVLYNIFQPALNQINKMRS from the coding sequence ATGGCGGCAGCTACAATGGCTACAACAATGGCGATGCTCGGCGCTAAATGCCACACCACGAAGTCCTTCAACCCCTTCTGCAAACCCACGAAGCCGGCCGTCTCTCTTCTCTCCCTGCAAAAGCTCCCCAAGCTGCCGGAGAACACCGCGGCACTCACCGGTACGGCTTTAGCCGGAGCCATATTCTCCACCCTCTCCACCGCGGAGCCTGCACTCGCTGTCCAGCAGCTGGCGGAGATAGCCGACGGGGACAACCGTGGGTTGGCCCTTCTGATCCCGATTATCCCTGCCATACTCTGGGTTCTCTACAACATCTTGCAGCCGGCGCTCAATCAGATCAACAAGATGACTAGCTCCAAAGGGGTGATCGTTGGGCTCGGGCTAGGAGGTCTCGCCGCCTCCGGGCTCCTCCACCCGGCGGACGCCTCCGCCGCCGGTGAGATGGCCGTGATTGGAGAGGCCGTGTCTGACAGCAGGGGCCAGCTGTTGTTGTTCGTCATTACACCTGCGATTCTTTGGGTGCTGTACAATATCTTCCAACCTGCTCTGAACCAGATCAACAAGATGAGATCTTGA
- the LOC140975412 gene encoding E3 ubiquitin-protein ligase AIRP2-like isoform X2, which translates to MQMPSIPGAKSGTRLEMKLVYNDMAPLLLHLLQWMECSCLCFSPRYLNLSYILICKVYEDGTPKMSARARKASMNDFYGIILPSLEQLHSDMAKLDGTNADNLVSESTSKKRQDQGGESSSSDPLKDGECGICLVSQAEIVLPDCYHSMCSNCHYKWISRSESCPFCRDNLEGLEPIDLWYLTSKDEIADPATIFAEDLQNFCLYIKNLPKVLPEVMFLKYYEYLI; encoded by the exons ATGCAAATGCCCT CAATTCCGGGAGCTAAGAGTGGTACTCGTCTGGAGATGAAATTGGTCTACAATGACATGGCACCCCTCCTTTTGCATTTACTCCAATGGATGGAGTGTTCATGCTTGTGTTTCTCGCCAAGATATCTGAATCTTAGTTACATCCTTATTTGTAAG GTGTACGAAGATGGAACACCAAAAATGTCAGCACGTGCGAGGAAAGCATCTATGAATGACTTTTACG GCATTATATTACCATCACTTGAGCAATTACATTCTGACATGGCGAAACTGGATGGCACTAATGCTGATAATCTTGTCTCGGAAAGCACTAGCAAGAAGAGACAGGACCAGGGAGGCGAATCTTCGAGCTCAGATCCTCTGAAAGATGGGGAATGTGGAATATGTTTAGTTTCTCAGGCCGAAATCGTCTTGCCTGATTGCTATCATTCAATGTGCTCAAACTGCCACTATAAATG GATCTCAAGATCAGAATCCTGCCCCTTTTGCCGTGACAACCTAGAAGGACTTGAGCCAATAGATTTATGGTACCTAACTAGCAAGGATGAAATTGCAGACCCTGCCACTATTTTTGCAGAAGACTTGCAGAATTTCTGTCTTTATATCAAGAACCTCCCTAAAGTTTTACCTGAGGTTATGTTCCTAAAGTATTATGAATACTTGATATGA
- the LOC140975412 gene encoding E3 ubiquitin-protein ligase AIRP2-like isoform X1, with product MENKRCQEPRKSFKESLNDIEADVEHANALAAAIPGAKSGTRLEMKLVYNDMAPLLLHLLQWMECSCLCFSPRYLNLSYILICKVYEDGTPKMSARARKASMNDFYGIILPSLEQLHSDMAKLDGTNADNLVSESTSKKRQDQGGESSSSDPLKDGECGICLVSQAEIVLPDCYHSMCSNCHYKWISRSESCPFCRDNLEGLEPIDLWYLTSKDEIADPATIFAEDLQNFCLYIKNLPKVLPEVMFLKYYEYLI from the exons ATGGAGAATAAACGCTGCCAAGAACCGAGGAAATCGTTCAAGGAGTCATTGAACGATATTGAAGCAGACGTCGAACATGCAAATGCCCT TGCTGCAGCAATTCCGGGAGCTAAGAGTGGTACTCGTCTGGAGATGAAATTGGTCTACAATGACATGGCACCCCTCCTTTTGCATTTACTCCAATGGATGGAGTGTTCATGCTTGTGTTTCTCGCCAAGATATCTGAATCTTAGTTACATCCTTATTTGTAAG GTGTACGAAGATGGAACACCAAAAATGTCAGCACGTGCGAGGAAAGCATCTATGAATGACTTTTACG GCATTATATTACCATCACTTGAGCAATTACATTCTGACATGGCGAAACTGGATGGCACTAATGCTGATAATCTTGTCTCGGAAAGCACTAGCAAGAAGAGACAGGACCAGGGAGGCGAATCTTCGAGCTCAGATCCTCTGAAAGATGGGGAATGTGGAATATGTTTAGTTTCTCAGGCCGAAATCGTCTTGCCTGATTGCTATCATTCAATGTGCTCAAACTGCCACTATAAATG GATCTCAAGATCAGAATCCTGCCCCTTTTGCCGTGACAACCTAGAAGGACTTGAGCCAATAGATTTATGGTACCTAACTAGCAAGGATGAAATTGCAGACCCTGCCACTATTTTTGCAGAAGACTTGCAGAATTTCTGTCTTTATATCAAGAACCTCCCTAAAGTTTTACCTGAGGTTATGTTCCTAAAGTATTATGAATACTTGATATGA